In Phoenix dactylifera cultivar Barhee BC4 chromosome 11, palm_55x_up_171113_PBpolish2nd_filt_p, whole genome shotgun sequence, the following are encoded in one genomic region:
- the LOC103709012 gene encoding S-type anion channel SLAH3-like, which yields MPRSYSSRDKRFDSFKTWSGKLERQLSNFRGKPQEPDVEANDSDIEEIEAVPEVERYFDALEGPELDTLRASELSALPEDEKWPFLLRFPISAFGMCLGVSSQAILWKTLATSPSMSFLHVSLTVNLVLWCISLALMGAVSLIYSLKIIFYFETVRREYYHPVRINFFFSPWIAGIVLALGVPPSIAVHLHAALWYVLMAPILCLELKIYGEWMSGGPRRLSMVANPSNHLAILGNFVGALLGATMGLKEGPLFFFAVGLAHYVVLFVTLYQRLPSNAALPRDLHPVFFLFVAAPTVACLAWEKICGEFNYGAKMAYFIALFLYVSLAVRINFFRGFRFSLAWWAYTFPMTGVSIATIKYSMDVTNVLTKILSVGLSAISTFAVTALLVTTIIHAFVLHDLFPNDVSIAITQKKSKFTRKLALLRFVSSDMKDIEASVSRSTPQS from the exons ATGCCAAGAAGCTATAGTTCGAGGGACAAACGCTTCGATTCTTTCAAGACATGGTCTGGAAAACTCGAAAGGCAGCTATCCAACTTTCGTGGAAAGCCGCAGGAACCAGATGTGGAGGCTAATGATTCAGATATTGAGGAAATCGAGGCTGTGCCGGAAGTAGAACGCTACTTCGATGCCTTAGAAGGGCCCGAATTAGACACTTTAAGG GCATCAGAGCTGTCAGCACTTCCTGAAGACGAGAagtggccttttcttcttcgcTTCCCAATATCTGCCTTTGGTATGTGCCTTGGTGTAAGCAGCCAAGCTATCCTCTGGAAGACCTTAGCTACATCTCCATCCATGAGCTTTCTACATGTGAGCTTGACAGTGAATCTCGTCCTTTGGTGTATCTCGCTCGCACTGATGGGAGCTGTGTCCCTCATTTACTCTCTAAAAATAATCTTCTACTTTGAAACCGTTCGACGAGAGTACTACCATCCAGTCCGCAtcaacttcttcttttctccctgGATAGCAGGCATTGTCTTGGCACTCGGTGTGCCGCCATCAATTGCAGTACACCTTCATGCTGCTCTCTGGTATGTCCTCATGGCTCCAATCCTTTGCCTTGAGCTCAAAATTTATGGCGAATGGATGTCCGGGGGACCAAGAAGGCTCTCAATGGTGGCAAATCCATCAAACCATTTAGCGATCTTGGGCAACTTTGTGGGCGCATTGCTCGGCGCGACTATGGGACTTAAAGAAggacctctcttcttctttgccGTTGGGTTAGCTCACTATGTCGTACTATTCGTAACTCTATACCAGAGGCTTCCTTCAAATGCAGCTCTCCCAAGGGATCTTCATCCAGTATTCTTCTTGTTCGTAGCAGCACCCACTGTTGCTTGCCTGGCATGGGAAAAGATTTGTGGGGAATTTAATTACGGGGCAAAGATGGCTTACTTCATTGCTTTGTTCCTCTACGTCTCTCTT GCTGTGCGGATTAATTTTTTCCGAGGCTTCAG GTTCTCGCTAGCATGGTGGGCATATACTTTCCCAATGACTGGTGTTTCCATCGCAACCATTAAATACTCCATGGATGTAACAAATGTGCTTACTAAGATACTTTCTGTCGGACTCTCCGCAATCTCTACCTTCGCAGTAACAGCTTTGCTCGTCACCACCATCATTCATGCTTTTGTCCTCCACGACTTATTCCCGAATGACGTCTCGATTGCCATCACCCAGAAGAAATCGAAGTTTACGAGGAAGCTGGCACTTCTGAGATTTGTGAGCTCAGACATGAAAGACATTGAAGCTTCTGTCTCAAGAAGCACTCCACAATCATGA